The genomic interval TAAGGTCGGCACGCCAGCTTTCATCATGGCTTTGGCATCGCCGCCCGCGACGAAGAAAAATGCCCACCCCACGAAAGCCGCCCAGGTAGGCAAGCCCAATTTGACGGACGCGTAAGTCCAAGCCGTTGCGAGGACACCTACGCTTAGAGCAAGCGGAACGAATTTCAGTTTCACCGATTCCCCCTTGATTGATCTTCATTGATTTAGTCGAGCGCGTACTCGGTGCGATTGAAGAGTGATCGACGCTGTTCCGATCTACCTCTTTCATGTTGCTACTCAGCCATCCCCAAGTCGACGTTTGTTTGTCAGAATTAATAGAAGGCAAAGAAGGCGAAGAGGGCGCGTGACGTTCACGCCCTCTTATGCCTTCTCATGCCCTTTTGATTCTAGAGATCAGCCATCACCGAATCCAAATCCTCGTCGGATATATCGTAAACAACATTGTGCGGCGGAAGTGGTTCGTACTTCATGAACTCGGGCAGGCGATCATTCTTCTTGGTGAATCCAGCCCCTTCGTTGAACTTGCGTTCGGTCTTGAGAATTTCGTTGCCGATGCGGATCACATCGTCCGCGGTCCAATTAACACCCAGGACGCCGGCGGATTCTTCGATCATGCCCTGGTAGCCATCGGGGATGTCGAGAATCGGGAAGGCGATGAACAAGCAATGCCCGGTGCTGTCAATGAACGCCGTCGTGGATTGGAACGCGCGGCTGAGTCCGGCTTTGCCTGCCGTGCTGAGCGGGTCTTGCTTGCCGCTGACACCCAGGATTTCCGGACAGATGGTGTAGCCCGCGGTGTGATCTGCACCCATCGTGCTCGTCGCGTACGTAATGCCGATGCCTTTGACCGCGCGCGGTTCGTATGCCGGGATCGCCTGACCTTTGACGGTTGGTACGCGAATCACGCCGAGCGCGCGCGCAGTGAAATCCGCGCCGTTGCCCAGGATGCGACCCAGCGGCGTACCTTGCGCGATTTCTTTCATCAACTTGATCGCCGCCTTGCCGTCGCCAAATTGCGCCAAGCCGCCTTCCATCGCGATGCCGAGCGTCACGCCGGCTTCAATCGTGTCAACGCCAATGTCATTGCACAAGCGTACGAGTTCCGCCGCGTCGTCGAGCGAGTCAATGCCGCAATCCGCGCCGAGACTCCACACCGATTCGTACTCGAGGCAGGAGGATGCTTCGTTGCCGTTCGGGTCGTGCCAGACATTGGAGCATTGGATGATGCAACCCGGACTGCATGCGTGATTGTAAAGTTCTTTGCCGGTGCGTTCCTTGTTGCCCTCGAAGATGGCTTCGCCCGCGATCTTGGGCGCGCCTTCGAACCGACCGCTGGAAAAGTTGCGCGTCGGAAAACCGCCGGCTTCGTTCAACAGGTTGACCAACACGGCAGTGCCATACGTGTTCAAACCGCCCTTGGGCTTGGTGACGCCGTGGGTACGAATCGCTTCGGTCAGTTTCTTTTGACCTTGCGCGAATAAATCCTTGTTCGCAATAGGCACCGCGGACGATCCGGCTTCGGCTTCGATGACGATGCACTTGAGTCCCTTAGAACCCAGGACTGCCCCTAGTCCACCGCGGCCGGCATAGCGCGAGGCGCGTCCCTGCATATCGTTGAAGCAAATCCCGGCGTTGGTCATTCGCATTTCGCCGGCGACGCCAATGCCCATTACGTCCACTTTTTTGCCGAACCGCGCGATGACCTTGCCCCAGGTTTCATAGTTGCCCGTACCCACGTACTCGTCGGCTGGGAAAAAGGTTGCGCCGTTCTTGGTAATGTGGACGCCCCAGAATTTCTTGTTCTCGGTGGGGAGTCCTTCGACGATGATGGCTTGAATTCCCAGGCGCGCCATTTGTTGTCCAAAGCCGGTGCCCGCATTCGCTTCCTTGATGCCGCCCGTCAACGGCGATTTGCTACCGACCGAAATGCGTGCGCTCGTCGGCGCGGAAGTGCCGGTGACCCAGCCCGGCGCGAACACCACCTTGTTGTTCGGTCCCAGGGGATGCGCGGACGGCGGCACTTCATCCGCCACGAGTGTGCTGGTCATGTAACGTCCTGCCATGAGTTTGTACTTTTCTGGAACCTCTTCGAATTGGGCGCTTTGCGTCGTCATGTTGATGCGAAGAAATTTGCTCATTGCAACTGATCTCCTTTGGTCAATTTGATTTGGGGGGTTTGAGTGGTGCGAAACGTGTGACTAACCTAGCATTCCAACCGTGCGAAGGTTTAGGCAACTGAGAAGAGCGTTTCGAAAACGGGAAACCTATTTTTCAACAGCGCGTTTCTCGGCACCCTTCGCAAGGATTAAAGTTCTTAGCTGTCACTTCCTCCTTGTTCCGATTTCTCGGACGTGGTGCGATCACCCAGAGTGGTATAGAGCAAACCGCGATCTTGCATCGCTTTCATCAATTCGGGGCTGGCGCTCGCGCCATTCCGGTATTGGAAGGGCCACATGCTTTTTTCGTGAAAGAATCCAATCCGGTCGCCATCGTGCAATTCGCGTTCCAGGTCGGCGTTCAGACCGGGCATATCGGTCAGGTCGCCGTTGATGAACGTGATCCCTTTTTGTTCCAAGGGTATCCGCAAGCGCTCCACCAGATCGCGCATGGTGGCTGCGTTGGGAAGATCGAGGAACAGTTGCGCGTGAGTTTTCTGCTTTGCTTCGCCGGCATAGTGAGCCAGCGGACCGTAGAGCCAAATTTCGAGTCGCATCATTTCAAACTTTATAACCTTGCGAAGATTTCGCGCCTTCGCAAGGAGCAATAGTTCTGATTGTGGATTGGGAGCGGCGATTCTATGCCCATCCATGAAC from Chloroflexota bacterium carries:
- a CDS encoding aldehyde ferredoxin oxidoreductase yields the protein MSKFLRINMTTQSAQFEEVPEKYKLMAGRYMTSTLVADEVPPSAHPLGPNNKVVFAPGWVTGTSAPTSARISVGSKSPLTGGIKEANAGTGFGQQMARLGIQAIIVEGLPTENKKFWGVHITKNGATFFPADEYVGTGNYETWGKVIARFGKKVDVMGIGVAGEMRMTNAGICFNDMQGRASRYAGRGGLGAVLGSKGLKCIVIEAEAGSSAVPIANKDLFAQGQKKLTEAIRTHGVTKPKGGLNTYGTAVLVNLLNEAGGFPTRNFSSGRFEGAPKIAGEAIFEGNKERTGKELYNHACSPGCIIQCSNVWHDPNGNEASSCLEYESVWSLGADCGIDSLDDAAELVRLCNDIGVDTIEAGVTLGIAMEGGLAQFGDGKAAIKLMKEIAQGTPLGRILGNGADFTARALGVIRVPTVKGQAIPAYEPRAVKGIGITYATSTMGADHTAGYTICPEILGVSGKQDPLSTAGKAGLSRAFQSTTAFIDSTGHCLFIAFPILDIPDGYQGMIEESAGVLGVNWTADDVIRIGNEILKTERKFNEGAGFTKKNDRLPEFMKYEPLPPHNVVYDISDEDLDSVMADL
- a CDS encoding MoaD/ThiS family protein, which encodes MMRLEIWLYGPLAHYAGEAKQKTHAQLFLDLPNAATMRDLVERLRIPLEQKGITFINGDLTDMPGLNADLERELHDGDRIGFFHEKSMWPFQYRNGASASPELMKAMQDRGLLYTTLGDRTTSEKSEQGGSDS